One window of the Methylocystis parvus OBBP genome contains the following:
- a CDS encoding response regulator — protein sequence MRILIVEDQPDLAAVMGERLTRSGYVADCVGTLAEATEALRQYEYPLLLLDRRLPDGDGVSILQTIRVSRPSTRVMLVTAARALDEKINGLDAGADDYLTKPFDVDELLARIRAVLRRADRSIVPPVAIGDLSFDLNQHEAFVRGKPFVVSKRELLLLESLVRRAGRAVTHTTLVSEMYGLNDSVQLDALKMSVSRLRQRLKDCRAGVEIHTLRGIGYLIEKSPA from the coding sequence ATGCGGATTTTAATCGTCGAAGATCAGCCCGACCTGGCTGCGGTCATGGGGGAACGGCTCACGCGGTCCGGCTATGTGGCCGATTGCGTCGGCACGCTGGCGGAGGCGACCGAGGCGTTGCGGCAATATGAATATCCGCTGCTCCTGCTGGATCGGCGCCTGCCCGACGGCGACGGCGTCTCCATTCTGCAGACGATCCGCGTTTCGCGGCCCAGCACGCGCGTGATGCTGGTGACGGCCGCGCGTGCGCTCGACGAAAAGATCAATGGGCTCGACGCCGGAGCCGACGACTATCTGACCAAGCCCTTCGACGTCGACGAATTGCTGGCGCGCATTCGCGCGGTGCTGCGGCGCGCCGACAGATCCATCGTGCCGCCGGTCGCGATCGGCGATCTCTCTTTCGATCTCAACCAGCATGAGGCTTTCGTGCGCGGCAAGCCCTTCGTCGTCTCGAAACGCGAATTGCTGCTGCTCGAGTCGCTTGTGCGCCGCGCCGGCCGCGCCGTCACCCATACGACGCTCGTTTCCGAGATGTACGGGCTCAATGACAGCGTGCAGCTCGACGCGCTGAAAATGTCCGTCTCGCGCCTGCGCCAGCGGCTGAAGGACTGTCGGGCGGGCGTGGAGATCCACACGCTGCGCGGCATCGGCTATCTCATCGAGAAGTCGCCGGCGTGA
- a CDS encoding sensor histidine kinase, which produces MRQARSLSSRLVVYWVAFSLLAFFTVPVTVLVPLSALGIEDLGYVRLEGLTSKRARVILISALRKGPEGAYVEMTDALRAHIARNPSFRYAAFDATSGVVLPGSDAALAEYFRAEMTLIETYGSTFHIVGDPNRKARGSARMVKTPIGRFGTIVYGADFHWDDLVFALYYYLTIPNLLAYALLCAALSLVALFVVRKSLQPLRASAATVSEIDLDSLDRRVPVEGLPSEVVPFINAVNAAFQRVDDGVARQRRFIANSAHELRTPIAILRTRVDKLDETEIKRELKRDAQRIQTILEQLLVLAQVEERGASPTVPEIDLGETALAVAADYTPLALAHGRRIAFEGPARPVIVKGYQWAIESVVTNLIENAARAEPEGGTVIVRVLANATVEVVDHGEGVEPAHREMIFEPFWRKSETRPGTGLGLAIARELMTKLHGRVWVEETPGGGATFRLAFPTADSDEVLTRPAQTADA; this is translated from the coding sequence GTGAGGCAAGCGCGATCGCTTTCATCGCGTCTCGTCGTCTATTGGGTCGCCTTCTCGCTGCTCGCCTTCTTCACCGTGCCTGTAACCGTCCTGGTTCCTCTTTCGGCGCTGGGAATTGAGGATCTCGGCTATGTTCGGCTCGAAGGGCTGACCTCCAAACGCGCGCGCGTCATCTTGATCAGCGCGCTGCGAAAGGGCCCGGAGGGAGCCTATGTCGAAATGACTGACGCATTGCGGGCGCATATCGCACGCAATCCGTCATTCAGATATGCGGCCTTCGACGCGACCTCCGGCGTCGTCCTGCCGGGCTCGGACGCCGCGCTCGCCGAATATTTTCGCGCCGAGATGACGCTCATCGAGACCTATGGCTCGACCTTTCACATCGTCGGCGATCCAAATCGAAAGGCTCGGGGCTCGGCGCGCATGGTCAAGACGCCCATCGGGCGCTTCGGCACCATTGTCTACGGCGCCGACTTCCACTGGGACGATCTCGTCTTCGCGCTCTACTATTATCTCACGATCCCAAATCTACTCGCTTACGCCCTCTTATGCGCCGCATTGTCGCTCGTCGCGCTGTTCGTCGTGCGGAAAAGCCTCCAGCCGCTGCGCGCCAGCGCGGCGACCGTCTCCGAGATCGATCTCGACTCGCTCGACCGGCGCGTTCCCGTCGAGGGACTGCCCTCGGAGGTCGTTCCCTTCATCAACGCCGTCAACGCCGCCTTCCAGCGCGTCGACGACGGCGTGGCGCGGCAGCGCCGCTTCATCGCCAATTCGGCGCATGAACTTCGCACGCCGATCGCCATTCTGCGCACGCGCGTCGACAAGCTTGACGAAACGGAGATCAAGCGGGAGCTGAAGCGCGACGCGCAGCGCATTCAGACGATCCTCGAGCAATTGCTGGTGCTGGCGCAGGTCGAGGAGCGCGGCGCGAGCCCGACCGTTCCGGAGATCGACCTTGGCGAGACGGCGCTCGCCGTCGCGGCCGACTACACGCCGCTGGCGCTCGCCCATGGCCGGCGCATCGCCTTTGAGGGCCCGGCGAGACCGGTGATCGTCAAGGGCTATCAATGGGCGATTGAGAGCGTCGTGACGAATCTCATCGAAAACGCCGCGCGCGCCGAGCCCGAGGGCGGAACGGTGATCGTCCGCGTTCTCGCCAATGCGACGGTCGAGGTCGTCGACCACGGGGAGGGCGTGGAGCCCGCTCATCGCGAGATGATTTTCGAGCCGTTCTGGCGAAAGAGCGAGACAAGGCCCGGAACGGGTCTCGGCCTCGCCATCGCAAGGGAGCTGATGACGAAACTCCACGGGCGCGTCTGGGTCGAGGAGACGCCCGGCGGCGGCGCGACGTTTAGACTGGCGTTCCCGACGGCGGACAGCGACGAGGTCCTTACGCGGCCCGCGCAGACGGCTGACGCCTGA
- a CDS encoding DUF930 domain-containing protein, with translation MVLRIDVLATLTAYFSIAPALALDSRAYAGLLRLDPQMRLEQICDLEAMERIGRENSRFRPDRAKSDVISHPQHLGDILKAPGAAFRSNNNWYSLSFICKASPDHMKVLSFEYNIGSLIPESKLSDYDLWR, from the coding sequence ATGGTACTAAGAATTGACGTTCTGGCCACTCTCACTGCATATTTTTCAATTGCGCCTGCCCTCGCATTGGATTCAAGGGCTTACGCTGGCCTTCTTCGCCTCGACCCGCAAATGCGCCTGGAACAAATTTGTGATCTCGAGGCAATGGAGCGTATCGGAAGAGAAAACAGCCGATTTCGGCCGGATCGCGCAAAAAGCGATGTAATTTCCCATCCGCAACATCTTGGCGACATACTCAAAGCGCCGGGCGCCGCTTTCCGGAGCAATAACAATTGGTATTCGCTTTCATTCATATGCAAGGCTTCGCCAGACCATATGAAGGTATTATCGTTCGAATATAATATTGGCAGCCTGATTCCAGAGTCAAAATTGAGCGACTACGATTTGTGGAGATGA
- a CDS encoding GNAT family N-acetyltransferase, protein MAISGPELLTVAHDLAGFSCGKPSLDRWLKTRALSNQEKGFTAVLVVHEANRVIGYYGLAPTAIVPSVLPRSVRTGQPPDPVPCLLLGQLATDQNWTGKGVGAGLLKHALQRCVTAASLIGGRALVVNAVDAEAAAFWVRRGFIPSKDDPLILFRSIADIAASLR, encoded by the coding sequence TTGGCGATCTCCGGTCCTGAATTATTGACGGTAGCCCACGATCTCGCGGGGTTCTCCTGTGGCAAGCCGTCACTTGATCGTTGGCTCAAAACCCGAGCGCTATCCAATCAGGAGAAAGGCTTTACCGCCGTTCTTGTCGTCCATGAAGCCAATCGCGTGATCGGTTATTATGGTCTCGCGCCAACGGCAATCGTGCCTTCAGTGCTGCCGCGATCTGTCCGAACAGGCCAGCCGCCCGACCCTGTCCCCTGCCTGCTCCTGGGACAACTTGCAACGGACCAGAATTGGACCGGCAAGGGCGTTGGCGCCGGCCTGCTCAAGCATGCATTGCAACGGTGTGTCACGGCCGCAAGTCTCATTGGAGGCCGCGCCCTGGTCGTCAACGCGGTTGACGCCGAAGCTGCTGCCTTCTGGGTGCGACGTGGTTTCATTCCCTCAAAAGACGATCCACTGATCCTCTTCAGATCGATCGCTGATATTGCGGCATCGCTTCGCTAG
- a CDS encoding DUF1778 domain-containing protein, producing the protein MPRAVERKEHPVSMRLPEADIAIIDRAAALRGRSRTDFVRDAAVRAAEEVLMETAPIRMSAAGFQAFTAALSKPAAAVPEMVELFRRAAPWETSGSKTGN; encoded by the coding sequence ATGCCCCGAGCTGTTGAGCGCAAGGAGCATCCGGTTTCGATGCGGCTGCCCGAAGCTGACATCGCCATCATAGATCGGGCTGCGGCGCTGCGCGGCCGTTCACGCACCGATTTCGTACGTGATGCGGCCGTACGAGCGGCCGAGGAGGTGCTGATGGAGACGGCGCCCATTCGGATGAGCGCTGCGGGGTTCCAGGCCTTCACGGCGGCATTATCGAAGCCCGCCGCCGCGGTTCCCGAGATGGTTGAACTCTTCAGGCGTGCGGCCCCGTGGGAGACCAGCGGTTCAAAGACCGGGAACTAA